GCTTCTACCAGGCCTCGACCTCCGAGCTGTACGGCCTGGTGCGCGAGACGCCGCAGCGCGAAACCACGCCGTTCTATCCGCGCAGTCCTTATGCGGTCGCAAAACTGTACGCGTATTGGATTACGGTCAATTACCGCGAGGCGTATGGCATGTATGCCTGCAATGGCATCCTGTTCAATCACGAATCGCCGCGGCGAGGCGAGACCTTCGTCACCCGCAAAATCACGCGCGGGCTGGCCAATATCGCGCAAGGTCTTGAGCGGCAACTGTTCCTAGGCAATTTGGACGCCTTGCGCGACTGGGGTCATGCGCGCGACTACGTCGAGATGCAATGGCTGATGCTGCAGCAGGATACACCCGAGGATTTCGTGATCGCGACCGGACGCCAGTATTCGGTGCGCCGCTTCGTCGAACTGGCTGCGCGCGAACTCGGTATCGAGATCGCCTGGCAGGGGGAGGGCGTGCACGAGCGCGGCGTGGTCGCGTCCGTGAATGGAGACAATGCGCCTGGGGTTGCGACAGGCCAAGCGATCATCGTCGTCGATCCTCAATACTTCCGCCCGACAGAAGTCGAAACGCTGCTGGGCGATCCGGGCAAGGCGCGCGAGCGCCTGGGCTGGGAGCCGCGCACCAGCTTCGAGTCGCTGGTGCAGGAGATGGTAGCCCGCGACCTCGACACGGCGCGTCGCCACAAGCTGTTGGCATCGCATGGTTACAACGTT
This genomic stretch from Massilia sp. 9096 harbors:
- the gmd gene encoding GDP-mannose 4,6-dehydratase — translated: MKKALITGVTGQDGSYLAELLLSKGYEVHGIKRRASQFNTERIDHIYQDPHAENQNFFLHYGDLSDPSNLNRIMYEVKPDEVYNLGAMSHVAVSFESPEYTADVDGIGALRLLEAIRFLGLEKTTRFYQASTSELYGLVRETPQRETTPFYPRSPYAVAKLYAYWITVNYREAYGMYACNGILFNHESPRRGETFVTRKITRGLANIAQGLERQLFLGNLDALRDWGHARDYVEMQWLMLQQDTPEDFVIATGRQYSVRRFVELAARELGIEIAWQGEGVHERGVVASVNGDNAPGVATGQAIIVVDPQYFRPTEVETLLGDPGKARERLGWEPRTSFESLVQEMVARDLDTARRHKLLASHGYNVAISLE